In one Colletotrichum destructivum chromosome 2, complete sequence genomic region, the following are encoded:
- a CDS encoding Putative cytochrome P450 → MLVAQEPVRRKLRAEHNEVLGNDLTGASATLIESPCLLNFLLYTSSVIKEPLRLHRAPMPLRDGQSHQEVVDRETTGDRYTTDGFILWDELRSQSRSEAFQARANEFVPERWATKDEGDPLHPKKHSWRIFGLGNRNCTGPELAMIEMKLMLVFLARETEIDWV, encoded by the exons ATGCTGGTGGCGCAGGAG CCGGTGAGGCGCAAGCTGCGCGCCGAGCACAACGAGGTTCTCGGAAACGACCTGACTGGGGCGAGCGCAACGCTCATAGAGTCGCCGTGCTTGCTGAACTTTCTCCTCTACACCAGCAGCGTCATCAAAGAGCCGCTGCGTCTCCACCGGGCCCCTATGCCCTTGCGGGACGGCCAGTCGCACcaggaggtcgtcgacagGGAGACGACGGGGGACCGCTATACGACCGACGGGTTCATACTCTGGGACGAACTCCGTTCGCAGTCCCGGTCCGAGGCGTTTCAGGCCCGCGCCAACGAGTTCGTGCCGGAACGCTGGGCGAcgaaggacgagggcgacccGCTGCATCCGAAGAAGCATTCGTGGAGGAttttcggcctcggcaaccGGAACTGCACTGGGCCGGAGCTCGCGATGATAGAGATGAAGCTGATGCTGGTGTTCCTGGCTCGGGAGACCGAGATAGACTGGGTCTAG